A portion of the Rhodopirellula bahusiensis genome contains these proteins:
- a CDS encoding permease, giving the protein MWWATSGDINAFFGLMLDNVAGLLLMTALLAGFGLPAEFTVTHMVPGTALGVMLGDIAFFFIALRMGRRENRDDVTAMPLGLDTPSTFGMILLVLGPAFLAARAGGMTELEAARHTWHIGIWCTVMCGVLKLVLAPFGQVVRDAIPRAGLLGSLAAIALVLISFFPLTHILGSPLPGLLAMVLVLGSLIAHVPLPGRTPGTLGALIVAGGVYYLLCLVGVAGYELPTTEPTVWFPTQWMESWQGTWWGAFPDAVPFLPFVLPFALATVVGGIDCTESAASAGDEYDARTVLGVEAAATFLAGLSGGVIQTTPYIGHPAYKAMGGRAAYTLATALLVGSAGVVGYFALLNAWIPAPAVYPILVFVGLEITSQTFMATPRKHYAAVVIACLPALAYLAMSLPDRIFGDSLLLQGGHTMESLEGGPLKHDLQTLRMLSNGFIVTGLLWSWMLASMIDRKLVLAGVVMLGAAVLTCFGVMHSPIEGNRLFVPLLFDESSSLGLPEKYLPVVMEYVAGYAVTGLFLIAWSRFLPQASVPE; this is encoded by the coding sequence ATGTGGTGGGCGACATCGGGGGACATCAATGCGTTCTTTGGATTGATGCTCGACAACGTGGCGGGGTTGTTGTTGATGACGGCGTTGCTCGCTGGCTTTGGTTTGCCAGCGGAGTTCACTGTGACTCACATGGTTCCCGGTACGGCGCTGGGCGTGATGTTGGGCGATATCGCGTTCTTCTTCATTGCATTGCGAATGGGGCGTCGAGAGAACCGAGATGATGTGACCGCGATGCCTTTGGGTTTGGATACACCCTCGACGTTTGGAATGATTCTGTTGGTGTTGGGGCCGGCGTTCTTGGCCGCGAGAGCTGGCGGGATGACGGAATTGGAAGCGGCTCGCCACACATGGCACATCGGAATTTGGTGCACGGTGATGTGCGGCGTCTTGAAGTTGGTCTTGGCTCCGTTTGGCCAAGTTGTTCGGGACGCGATTCCGCGAGCCGGATTGCTGGGATCATTGGCTGCGATCGCGTTGGTGCTGATCAGCTTTTTCCCACTGACGCACATCCTGGGTTCGCCGCTGCCGGGATTGTTGGCGATGGTGTTGGTGCTTGGGTCATTGATTGCACACGTTCCGCTTCCCGGTCGGACTCCAGGGACACTAGGAGCATTGATTGTTGCCGGTGGCGTTTATTACTTGCTGTGTTTGGTTGGCGTCGCGGGATATGAGCTTCCAACGACTGAGCCGACCGTTTGGTTTCCGACGCAGTGGATGGAGTCATGGCAAGGGACTTGGTGGGGCGCCTTCCCTGACGCAGTACCGTTCCTTCCGTTTGTGTTGCCATTCGCTTTGGCAACGGTGGTTGGCGGAATCGATTGCACTGAATCAGCCGCGTCGGCGGGAGATGAGTACGACGCTCGAACCGTGTTGGGCGTGGAGGCCGCGGCGACGTTTTTGGCGGGTTTGTCGGGTGGAGTGATTCAAACGACGCCGTACATTGGACACCCGGCTTACAAAGCCATGGGCGGTCGCGCCGCTTACACGTTGGCAACGGCGTTGTTGGTTGGATCAGCGGGAGTCGTCGGGTACTTCGCGTTGTTGAACGCGTGGATCCCGGCACCGGCCGTCTATCCTATTTTGGTGTTCGTGGGATTGGAAATCACGTCGCAGACCTTTATGGCGACGCCTCGTAAACACTACGCCGCCGTGGTGATTGCTTGCTTGCCAGCGCTCGCATATTTAGCAATGAGTTTGCCAGATCGAATCTTTGGTGATTCGTTGCTGCTGCAAGGCGGGCACACAATGGAATCGCTGGAGGGTGGTCCACTCAAACACGATTTGCAGACGCTGCGAATGCTCAGCAACGGGTTCATCGTGACCGGTTTGCTTTGGTCTTGGATGCTGGCGTCGATGATTGATCGCAAGCTGGTTTTGGCCGGCGTCGTGATGCTAGGTGCTGCGGTGTTGACCTGCTTTGGCGTGATGCATTCGCCAATCGAAGGCAACCGCTTGTTTGTCCCGTTGCTCTTCGATGAATCAAGCTCGTTGGGATTGCCCGAGAAGTATCTACCTGTGGTGATGGAATACGTCGCGGGCTACGCGGTGACAGGCCTGTTCTTGATTGCGTGGTCCCGATTCCTGCCCCAGGCTTCGGTCCCCGAGTGA
- the kdsB gene encoding 3-deoxy-manno-octulosonate cytidylyltransferase, whose product MKSMIVIPARLASSRLSQKLLLQAGGKSVLQHTYEAALKSSIAEEVIVAVDDPRLAAEVDSFGGQARLTSVDCQSGTDRIAEIALLHEDVNIFINVQGDEPEIDPKTIDAVAKLLMHHPDSDIATAACPIRDRERVEDPNCVKAVLGDDHRAITFSRAAIPHPRDGLTDALLKAGTPNYWQHIGLYAYRREFLLWFVTQPPGRLEQIEKLEQLRAIEAGKTIVVAPVEDCAPGIDTLEDFRAFTARIESE is encoded by the coding sequence ATGAAGAGCATGATCGTCATTCCCGCTCGCTTGGCCTCCTCACGTCTCAGCCAGAAGCTGTTGCTGCAAGCGGGTGGCAAATCAGTCCTGCAACACACCTATGAAGCCGCGCTGAAATCGTCCATCGCGGAAGAAGTCATCGTCGCGGTGGATGATCCTCGACTCGCGGCCGAGGTCGATTCGTTCGGCGGTCAAGCTCGATTGACCAGCGTGGATTGCCAGAGCGGAACCGACCGAATCGCCGAGATCGCGTTGTTGCATGAAGATGTCAACATCTTCATCAACGTCCAAGGCGACGAACCCGAGATTGATCCAAAGACAATCGATGCAGTCGCAAAGCTTTTGATGCATCACCCAGATTCCGACATCGCGACCGCCGCATGTCCGATTCGCGATCGAGAACGCGTCGAAGATCCCAATTGCGTCAAGGCAGTCTTGGGCGACGACCACCGGGCCATCACATTCAGCCGTGCCGCCATTCCGCATCCGCGCGACGGATTGACCGACGCTCTACTCAAGGCGGGCACTCCGAACTACTGGCAACACATCGGGCTGTATGCCTACCGCCGCGAATTCTTGCTCTGGTTTGTGACTCAGCCGCCCGGACGTCTGGAGCAAATTGAAAAGCTCGAGCAACTTCGAGCCATCGAAGCGGGCAAGACAATCGTGGTCGCTCCCGTCGAGGACTGTGCCCCGGGAATCGACACGCTGGAAGACTTCCGCGCGTTCACGGCACGAATCGAGTCGGAGTGA